One stretch of Malus domestica chromosome 14, GDT2T_hap1 DNA includes these proteins:
- the LOC103454006 gene encoding uncharacterized protein isoform X2, producing the protein MAKALNLINHAIFPPFSSPTTTIPRRNFRIVRASTESSETPQTSASVQTKPEPSSPPVTFAPPPNFKPPEPKRFGVRPDKVWDILGASLALFFRLGTGVFVSGYSFSFVPKDDIPADQYALEYNDSKVKETSKVGPRPVKPIEIYEFEGCPFCRKVREIVAVLDLDVLFYPCPKGGPNFRRKVVEMGGKQQFPYMVDPNTGVSMYESDDIIKYLVGKYGDGTVPLALSLGLLTTLTAGFALIGRSGKGSSYSPSKLPPKPLVVWAYEGSPFCKIAREVLVELELPHIYRSCARGSPKRQILYDKTGRFQAPYLEDPNTGVEMFESAEIAEYLRATYALQ; encoded by the exons ATGGCCAAAGCTCTAAACTTAATTAACCATGCAATTTTCCCGCCTTTTTCATCCCCTACAACTACAATACCCAGGAGGAATTTCCGCATCGTTAGAGCTTCAACAGAGTCCTCTGAGACCCCCCAAACTTCAGCTTCTGTTCAAACCAAACCAGAACCTTCATCGCCGCCGGTAACATTTGCTCCTCCGCCCAATTTCAAGCCGCCGGAGCCAAAGCGGTTCGGTGTCAGGCCTGATAAAGTTTGGGACATCTTGGGGGCTTCTCTTGCCTTGTTCTTCCGGTTGGGGACTGGCGTTTTCGTTTCTGG GTATTCTTTCTCTTTCGTTCCGAAAGATGATATTCCTGCGGACCAGTATGCTCTCGAGTACAATG ATTCTAAGGTCAAAGAGACTTCGAAAGTAGGCCCTCGCCCGGTGAAGCCTATTGAGATATATGAGTTTGAAGG CTGCCCATTCTGCCGTAAG GTTAGGGAAATCGTTGCAGTATTGGACCTCGATGTTCTATTTTATCCTTGCCCGAAAGGTGGTCCAAATTTTCGTCGCAAGGTTGTTGAGATGGGCGGAAAACAGCAGTTCCCTTACATG GTGGATCCGAACACTGGAGTTTCAATGTATGAATCCGATGACATAATCAAGTACTTGGTTGGGAAGTATG GTGATGGAACTGTTCCTCTTGCACTGTCACTTGGTTTATTAACG ACTTTGACTGCAGGCTTTGCTTTGATTGGTCGTTCGGGAAAG GGTTCTAGCTATTCTCCATCAAAACTACCACCCAAACCACTTGTAGTCTGGGCATATGAG GGATCGCCTTTCTGCAAAATTGCGCGTGAAGTACTTGTTGAGTTAGAACTGCCTCACATATATCGCAG CTGTGCTCGTGGCAGTCCAAAACGACAAATACTGTATGACAAAACCGGACGTTTTCAG GCACCTTACTTAGAAGATCCAAATACGGGGGTGGAAATGTTCGAAAGTGCAGAAATTGCAGAATATCTAAGAGCAACGTATGCTCTGCAGTAA
- the LOC103454006 gene encoding uncharacterized protein isoform X1 translates to MAKALNLINHAIFPPFSSPTTTIPRRNFRIVRASTESSETPQTSASVQTKPEPSSPPVTFAPPPNFKPPEPKRFGVRPDKVWDILGASLALFFRLGTGVFVSGYSFSFVPKDDIPADQYALEYNDSKVKETSKVGPRPVKPIEIYEFEGYNMFHAIILFRYIIYEFEGCPFCRKVREIVAVLDLDVLFYPCPKGGPNFRRKVVEMGGKQQFPYMVDPNTGVSMYESDDIIKYLVGKYGDGTVPLALSLGLLTTLTAGFALIGRSGKGSSYSPSKLPPKPLVVWAYEGSPFCKIAREVLVELELPHIYRSCARGSPKRQILYDKTGRFQAPYLEDPNTGVEMFESAEIAEYLRATYALQ, encoded by the exons ATGGCCAAAGCTCTAAACTTAATTAACCATGCAATTTTCCCGCCTTTTTCATCCCCTACAACTACAATACCCAGGAGGAATTTCCGCATCGTTAGAGCTTCAACAGAGTCCTCTGAGACCCCCCAAACTTCAGCTTCTGTTCAAACCAAACCAGAACCTTCATCGCCGCCGGTAACATTTGCTCCTCCGCCCAATTTCAAGCCGCCGGAGCCAAAGCGGTTCGGTGTCAGGCCTGATAAAGTTTGGGACATCTTGGGGGCTTCTCTTGCCTTGTTCTTCCGGTTGGGGACTGGCGTTTTCGTTTCTGG GTATTCTTTCTCTTTCGTTCCGAAAGATGATATTCCTGCGGACCAGTATGCTCTCGAGTACAATG ATTCTAAGGTCAAAGAGACTTCGAAAGTAGGCCCTCGCCCGGTGAAGCCTATTGAGATATATGAGTTTGAAGGGTACAATATGTTTCATGCCATAATTTTGTttagatatatcatatatgaGTTTGAAGG CTGCCCATTCTGCCGTAAG GTTAGGGAAATCGTTGCAGTATTGGACCTCGATGTTCTATTTTATCCTTGCCCGAAAGGTGGTCCAAATTTTCGTCGCAAGGTTGTTGAGATGGGCGGAAAACAGCAGTTCCCTTACATG GTGGATCCGAACACTGGAGTTTCAATGTATGAATCCGATGACATAATCAAGTACTTGGTTGGGAAGTATG GTGATGGAACTGTTCCTCTTGCACTGTCACTTGGTTTATTAACG ACTTTGACTGCAGGCTTTGCTTTGATTGGTCGTTCGGGAAAG GGTTCTAGCTATTCTCCATCAAAACTACCACCCAAACCACTTGTAGTCTGGGCATATGAG GGATCGCCTTTCTGCAAAATTGCGCGTGAAGTACTTGTTGAGTTAGAACTGCCTCACATATATCGCAG CTGTGCTCGTGGCAGTCCAAAACGACAAATACTGTATGACAAAACCGGACGTTTTCAG GCACCTTACTTAGAAGATCCAAATACGGGGGTGGAAATGTTCGAAAGTGCAGAAATTGCAGAATATCTAAGAGCAACGTATGCTCTGCAGTAA